The Paraburkholderia hospita DNA segment TCGCGCCTGGGACGGCGGCGCCCGTCAGGAGAGCGAGGCGCGTATCGAGCGTGAGCAGCGCCGAGAGCGGCGACAGCATCGTCTCCGCGTAACGCCGACCCGCCGCGCCAATGGCAGAGCGCCGCGCGCCGTCTTCGGCGAGCGTGGCGATGGCGTCGACGAGTTCGCGCGTGTCTTCGGGCGGCACGATCATGCCGTTGTTCGCGACGGCTTCGAAGAGCGCCGTGCCGGGGCGCGCCATCGCGATCACCGCGCCGCCGCTCGCGAGCATCCCCGTCAGCTTCGAAGGCATCACGAGATCGGCCGCGTCGCCGCGCTGGGGCAGCACGTGGATATCGGCGACATTCAACAACTCGTTCAGCGACGAGGCCGGCTGCAACGGCAGGAACCGGCAGTTGGGCAACCCCTCGCAACGCTTGACGAGATCGTCACGCGCTGCGCCGTTGCCGCAGAACACGAAGGTGATGTCGTCGCACGCAGCAAGCGCGCGGGCTGCGTCCGCCAGCGTCTCAAGACCCTGCTTCGCGCCCATATTGCCCGAGTACAGCACGACCGTATTGGTGGACGGAATGCCGAGCGTCTCGCGGTATTCGCTCACGCGGCCAAGCGGAAAGATGTCGCGCGTGTCGACCCAGTTCGGCAGAAACTCGGTTTTGGCCGCGTCGACGCCTTTGCCGACCGCGCGCTCGACCATCTGGTTCGTGATCGACGACACGACGTCGAAACGCTTCAGGACGAGCCGCTCGATCCCGTACGCGATGCGCGCGCCGCGTGCGCTTTTTAGCAGGCCGAGATCGAAGGCAGCATCGACTTCGTAGTCCTGGACGTGCAGCCACGCCTTCGCGCCCGTCACGCGCGCGAGCGCCAGCGCGCCCGGCGCGCAGGCCATCGTGGGCGCGATCAGCATCACGGCGCCGGGGCGCCATGTGATTTGCCTCGCGAGCAGCGGCAGCGACGACAGCGCGAACGACGCGAGATGCAGCATCCGCTTCAGGCCGCTTGGCTTTGGCGGCACCCACAACGGCGCGCGCCAGATGTGCACGCCGCGCATGATGTCGCGTCGATAGCGCCACATGGAGTAGCCGCTCGCGACCTTCCAGTCAGGATAGTACGGGGGCGCGCACACGACGCGCACTTCATGGCCGCACTCGGCCAGCATCTGCGCCATTTCGGCCGTGTACTTGCCCGCGCCCGAAAGCTCAGGCGCGTAGTTGAGACCATAGATCAAGATCTTCATGTTTGACTTCCACGACGACTGTCCGTCATGCGGCAGCGCACAGCGCTACGCCCTCCCCCATCCCCACTCCCGACCCGGCCGGCACGCTCACGCCGAAACCGTCCGTTCCTCCATCTCAAGTCCCCAGCATCAATGCGCAGCCACGGGCGATATTGGCCGCCGCTGACGGCGGATCGAAACGCCGGATCACGTCCATGCAGCGTTGCGCCGATGAC contains these protein-coding regions:
- a CDS encoding glycosyltransferase WbuB, which produces MKILIYGLNYAPELSGAGKYTAEMAQMLAECGHEVRVVCAPPYYPDWKVASGYSMWRYRRDIMRGVHIWRAPLWVPPKPSGLKRMLHLASFALSSLPLLARQITWRPGAVMLIAPTMACAPGALALARVTGAKAWLHVQDYEVDAAFDLGLLKSARGARIAYGIERLVLKRFDVVSSITNQMVERAVGKGVDAAKTEFLPNWVDTRDIFPLGRVSEYRETLGIPSTNTVVLYSGNMGAKQGLETLADAARALAACDDITFVFCGNGAARDDLVKRCEGLPNCRFLPLQPASSLNELLNVADIHVLPQRGDAADLVMPSKLTGMLASGGAVIAMARPGTALFEAVANNGMIVPPEDTRELVDAIATLAEDGARRSAIGAAGRRYAETMLSPLSALLTLDTRLALLTGAAVPGAKPVAAPMANGPILPARVEESEVE